TTATGGGAGTTTTAACGAATCATTTAAAAAAATTAGACTGGTGGCTTATATTATCAGCAGTATTGATTGCTGGTTTTGGGTTGGCGTCAATTTATAGCACTTCTTTGCCAGGAAATAATTTTTTCAATTTTGAGAAACAAATTGTTTTTTTTGTGGTAGGGTTTGCCTTAATGATTCTAATTAGTTTTTTTGATTATAGGGGATTGAGAAATAATTCTTATTTAATTTTAGCTCTTTATTTTATAAGCCTTCTTTTATTATTAGGTCTTTTCTTTTTTGCTCCGGAAATAAGGGGCACCAGAGGATGGTACAAGATAGGATTTTTTTCCCTTGACCCTGTTGAGCCGGCCAAATTGGTTTTAGTAATTTTATTGGCTAAATATTTCTCAATGAGACATGTTGAAATGTATAAATTCAGGCATATTATTTTTTCTGGGATGTATGTTCTTTTACCATGTATCTTAATTTTTTTAAAACCAGATTTAGGAGGAACAATGTTATTAATTGCAATATGGGTCGGCCTTTTGCTTATTTCTGGCATTAAAATTAAACATTTTTTAATTCTGTTTTTATGCTTTCTTTTAATAATCGGTCTTGCTTGGAATTTTTTGCTAAAAGACTATCAAAAAGATAGAATTTTATCTTTTATATTTCCTTATAATGTTTTGGGTGGGTCTTGGAGCCAGACGCAATCTAAAATTGCGATAGGGTCTGGAATGATTTTGGGTCAGGGAGTAGGCAATGGGTCGCAAGTGCAATATGGATTTTTGCCAGAACCGCACACAGATTTTATTTTCTCTGTCATTGCAGAAGAATGGGGATTTTTAGGAGTATCTATTTTTTTCTTGCTGTACATAAATTTAATTTGGCGAACGTTAAAAATTGCGATTGAATCTCAAACTAATTTCCCCCGTCTTTTTGCTTCCGGTTTTGCTATTGTGTTAATAACTCAATTTATTATTAATGTAGGAATGAATCTTTCAATGCTCCCGGTAGTTGGTATTTATCTGCCTTTGGTTAGTTACGGAGGGTCGGGGTTAATAGGAACATTTATCGGTCTTGGCATATTGCAGTCAATAAAAGTAAGGAGATAGGCAATAGGTATTGACATTTTTTTATAAAAAACTATAATAGTATTATATTGAAAAAGAAGTGGCCACTTTACTCTAACTAAAATTAAATACCCCTGCCCAGCTGTTTTTTGTTTGCGTCTGATATTTTTTGAAATATAAAAAGGGCAAGGGGATACACCCTAAACATTCTTAGGGTTTTTTATCGTTAATAAATAAATTTTTAATAGAATCTTCGGTATTTGTTTTTAAAGCTACTTTAAAAATAAATACCTTCACTTATATTTTTTTCTGAAAAAATTATTTCTCAAAATTTATTGCCTCGCTTAAATTTAAAATTTAAAAAATCAGCGCTATGGCAGGAACTATTCATAAAGTAAAAAATTTCTCAAAGTCCAAGCTCTCTTTTTCTACTCCTCATCTTTTGACTATGCAAAGAGATACATGGGAAGACTTTTGGGATGTTCGGGTAAAAGAGCTTCTTTCAGAAATTTCTCCAATTATAGATTATACTGAAAAAGAATTTGAGCTTTGGTTTTTGAATTACAAATTAGGCAAGCCAAATTATAAAAATGGTTTGGAAGCAAAAAGAAACAACGACAGCTTGGAAGCCGCTTTGAGAGTTAAAGTTAGGTTAGTTAATCGCAGAACCAAAGAAGTAAAAGAACAAGAAGTTTTTCTGGCTGATTTTCCGTTAATGACCGAAAAGGGAACTTTTGTTGTAAATGGAGTAGAAAGAGTTGTTGTTTCGCAACTTATTAGGTCGCCGGGGGCATTTTTTACATCAAGGTCTTTTCGCGGAAAAAATCACTTTGGCGCAAAAATCATTCCAAATAGAGGAGCTTGGTTGGAGTTTGAAACAGAAGAGTCAGGTTTTATAGGAGTAAAAATTAATCGTAAAAGAAAAGTGCCGGCAACCACACTGCTTTTGGCTTTGGGCCTTGATACAGTAGAAAAAGTTGAGAAAGAGTTTAAAGATATAGACAAAGGAGAAATACAATATATTAAAGAAACTTTAAAAAGAGACACTTGCAAAGACCAAAAAGAGGCATTGGTAGAAGTTTATAGAAGATTGAGGCCCGGAGATTTGGTAACCCCAGATACCGCAGAAGACTTGATATTTAATATGTTCTTTAATTTTGACAGATATGACTTGTCAAAAGTTGGCAGATGGAAAACATGGCAAAGATTACCGAACTTAGCTCTAGGTAAAAAGAATTTGCCTGTGCAAACAGGTAAAGATATTTCAAAAGATGATAGAATTTTAA
This portion of the Candidatus Woesearchaeota archaeon genome encodes:
- a CDS encoding FtsW/RodA/SpoVE family cell cycle protein, coding for MGVLTNHLKKLDWWLILSAVLIAGFGLASIYSTSLPGNNFFNFEKQIVFFVVGFALMILISFFDYRGLRNNSYLILALYFISLLLLLGLFFFAPEIRGTRGWYKIGFFSLDPVEPAKLVLVILLAKYFSMRHVEMYKFRHIIFSGMYVLLPCILIFLKPDLGGTMLLIAIWVGLLLISGIKIKHFLILFLCFLLIIGLAWNFLLKDYQKDRILSFIFPYNVLGGSWSQTQSKIAIGSGMILGQGVGNGSQVQYGFLPEPHTDFIFSVIAEEWGFLGVSIFFLLYINLIWRTLKIAIESQTNFPRLFASGFAIVLITQFIINVGMNLSMLPVVGIYLPLVSYGGSGLIGTFIGLGILQSIKVRR